Proteins encoded together in one Sylvia atricapilla isolate bSylAtr1 chromosome 2, bSylAtr1.pri, whole genome shotgun sequence window:
- the PCDH8 gene encoding protocadherin-8 isoform X4, whose translation MSPLRLLAAACLLALSRCKTVRYRTDEEGAPGTVIGTLADEMPVKAPGEMSFRLMRQFSNSSLVRVREEDGQLSIGEAGLDRERLCGQAPQCVLAFDVVSCWRERYRLVHVELEVRDINDNAPRFPHAQMALEVSESAAPGTRLPLEVAVDEDVGSNSIQSFQVSLNSHFGVEAQTRADGARCADLVLLQELDRERQPSYTLELVAKDGGSPARSGTATVHVRVLDANDNSPTFAQSSVTVELPEDAPPGSLLLDLDAADPDEGPNGEVVYAFSSQVPPEARRLFRLDPRSGHLTLEAAVDYERTRTYELDVRAQDRGASPRAATCTVVVRLTDVNDNAPRISISALRGAASAAGVAYVSEAAASESFVALVSATDRDSGANGQVRCSLRGHDHFALQRAYEDSYMIVTTAALDRERIPEYNLTVVAEDLGSPPFKTVRQYTVRVSDENDNAPLFAKPLYEVAVPENNPPGAYITTVVARDPDLGHNGKVTYRLLETQVMGAPISTYVSVDPATGAIYALRTFNYEILKQLDLRIQATDGGSPQLSSSTVVKVRMVDQNDNPPVIIHPVLTNGTVEIGVSSKTSRDSMVAQIKARDADDGANAELTFAFLEESQQDLFTINPSTGDIVLRGDLSEELGQLFKVILTVTDNGRPPLATTATVNFLVTATAPSSIQDIAKPSSWEGKTLQWDIPLIVIIVLAGSCTLLLVAIITIATTCNKRKKGSNIKNNTALKDQIDISHLEKGHQEEGSQRGNMFEGFAATPSYNKEPAPPVAIWKGHSFNTISGREAEKFSGKDSGKGDSDFNDSDSDISGDALKKDLITHMQNGLWACTAECKILGHSDRCWSPSCGRANPHPSPHPSAPLSTFCKSTSLPRDPLRRDNFYQAQLPKTVGLQSVYEKVLHRDFDRTITLLSPPRPARLPDLQEIGVPLFPAPSTRYLGPQTETTEKA comes from the exons ATGAGCCCCCTGCGGCTGCTAGCTGCCGCCTGCCTGCTGGCCCTGTCCCGCTGCAAGACGGTGAGGTATCGCACCGACGAGGAGGGCGCGCCGGGCACGGTGATCGGTACTCTCGCCGACGAGATGCCGGTGAAGGCGCCGGGGGAGATGAGCTTTCGCCTGATGCGGCAGTTCAGCAACAGTTCGCTGGTGCGGGTGCGGGAGGAGGACGGGCAGCTGAGCATCGGTGAAGCGGGGCTGGACCGGGAGCGGCTGTGCGGCCAAGCCCCTCAGTGTGTCCTGGCCTTCGACGTGGTGAGCTGCTGGCGGGAGCGCTACCGCCTGGTGCACGTGGAGCTGGAGGTGCGTGACATAAATGACAATGCACCGCGCTTCCCCCATGCCCAGATGGCGCTGGAGGTGTCGGAGAGTGCTGCACCCGGCACTCGCCTCCCGCTGGAGGTGGCTGTGGATGAGGACGTGGGCTCCAACTCCATCCAGAGCTTCCAGGTCTCCCTCAACAGCCACTTCGGTGTGGAGGCACAGACACGGGCAGATGGGGCACGCTGTGCCGACCTTGTCCTGCTCCAGGAACTGGACCGTGAGCGCCAGCCCTCCTACACCCTGGAGCTGGTGGCCAAGGATGGTGGCAGTCCTGCACGCTCAGGCACAGCGACTGTGCATGTCCGCGTCCTCGATGCCAATGACAACAGTCCAACCTTTGCCCAGAGCTCAGTCACGGTGGAGTTGCCCGAGGATGCACCGCCCGGCTCCCTGCTGCTCGATCTGGATGCTGCCGACCCCGATGAGGGCCCCAATGGTGAGGTGGTCTATGCCTTCAGCAGCCAGGTGCCCCCTGAGGCACGGCGGCTCTTCCGCCTCGATCCGCGCTCGGGCCACCTCACCCTGGAGGCTGCCGTGGACTACGAGCGCACCCGCACCTACGAGCTGGACGTGCGTGCCCAGGACCGCGGCGCCAGCCCCCGTGCTGCCACCTGCACCGTCGTCGTGCGCCTCACCGACGTCAACGACAACGCTCCGCGCATCAGCATCAGTGCCCTCCGTGGCGCCGCCAGTGCTGCCGGCGTGGCCTACGTCAGCGAGGCGGCAGCCAGTGAGAGCTTCGTGGCCCTCGTCAGCGCCACAGACCGCGACTCGGGCGCCAACGGGCAGGTGCGCTGCAGCCTCCGTGGCCATGACCACTTCGCCTTGCAGCGAGCCTACGAGGACAGCTACATGATCGTCACCACGGCGGCACTGGACCGCGAGCGCATCCCTGAGTACAACCTCACCGTGGTGGCTGAGGACCTGGGCTCGCCGCCCTTCAAGACTGTCCGCCAGTACACAGTGCGGGTGAGCGATGAGAATGACAACGCGCCGCTCTTCGCCAAGCCTCTCTACGAGGTGGCTGTGCCCGAGAACAACCCCCCGGGCGCCTATATCACCACGGTGGTGGCTCGTGACCCTGATCTTGGCCACAATGGTAAGGTCACCTACCGGCTCCTGGAGACACAGGTCATGGGGGCCCCCATCTCCACCTACGTCTCGGTGGACCCCGCCACCGGGGCCATCTACGCCCTCAGGACATTCAACTATGAGATCCTCAAGCAGTTGGACCTGAGGATTCAGGCCACTGATGGTGGCTCCccacagctctccagcagcacagttgTCAAAGTGAGAATGGTGGACCAGAACGACAACCCTCCCGTCATCATCCACCCAGTGCTCACCAACGGGACTGTGGAAATTGGTGTGTCCAGCAAGACCTCCCGTGACTCCATGGTGGCCCAAATAAAAGCTCGAGATGCAGATGATGGGGCCAATGCTGAGCTCACCTTTGCCTTCCTGGAAGAGTCCCAGCAGGACCTTTTCACCATCAACCCAAGTACTGGGGACATTGTGCTGAGGGGTGACCTCTCTGAAGAGCTGGGACAGCTATTCAAGGTCATCCTCACTGTGACAGACAATGGCAGACCTCCCCTGGCCACAACTGCCACAGTCAACTTCCTGGTGACTGCCACTGCTCCATCCAGTATCCAAGACATagccaagcccagctcctgggaaggaaAGACTTTGCAGTGGGACATCCCTCTGATCGTGATCATtgtcctggcaggcagctgcaCCCTCCTCCTGGTGGCTATCATCACCATCGCCACCACCTGCAACAAGCGCAAGAAGGGGAGCAACATCAAAAACAACACTGCCTTGAAGGACCAAATAGATATCTCCCACCTGGAGAAAGGCCATCAGGAGGAGGGCAGCCAGAGGGGGAACATGTTTGAG GGTTTTGCTGCCACTCCGAGCTACAACAAAGAGCCTGCTCCCCCCGTGGCCATTTGGAAGGGACACTCCTTCAACACTATCTCCGGCCGGGAGGCAGAGAAGTTCAGTGGCAAAGACAGCGGCAAAGGCGACAGTGATTTTAACGACAGCGACTCGGATATCAGTGGAGATGCCCTGAAGAAAGATCTTATCACACACATGCAGAATG GTCTGTGGGCATGCACTGCTGAATGCAAGATCCTGGGGCACTCCGACCGCTGCTGGAGCCCCTCTTGTGGCCGAGCCAACCCTCACCCCTCTCCACATCCTTCAGCACCCCTCTCCACCTTCTGCAAGAGCACGTCCTTGCCCAGGGATCCCCTTCGCAGGGACAACTTTTATCAAGCCCAACTGCCGAAAACAGTCGGGCTTCAGAGCGTCTATGAGAAGGTGCTGCACAGGGACTTTGACCGGACGATCACGCTCCTCTCCCCGCCTCGCCCTGCACGGCTCCCTGACCTTCAGGAGATCGGGGTGCCCCTTTTCCCGGCCCCCTCAACCAGATACCTGGGTCCCCAGACCGAGACGACTGAGAAGGCGTAG
- the PCDH8 gene encoding protocadherin-8 isoform X2 — translation MSPLRLLAAACLLALSRCKTVRYRTDEEGAPGTVIGTLADEMPVKAPGEMSFRLMRQFSNSSLVRVREEDGQLSIGEAGLDRERLCGQAPQCVLAFDVVSCWRERYRLVHVELEVRDINDNAPRFPHAQMALEVSESAAPGTRLPLEVAVDEDVGSNSIQSFQVSLNSHFGVEAQTRADGARCADLVLLQELDRERQPSYTLELVAKDGGSPARSGTATVHVRVLDANDNSPTFAQSSVTVELPEDAPPGSLLLDLDAADPDEGPNGEVVYAFSSQVPPEARRLFRLDPRSGHLTLEAAVDYERTRTYELDVRAQDRGASPRAATCTVVVRLTDVNDNAPRISISALRGAASAAGVAYVSEAAASESFVALVSATDRDSGANGQVRCSLRGHDHFALQRAYEDSYMIVTTAALDRERIPEYNLTVVAEDLGSPPFKTVRQYTVRVSDENDNAPLFAKPLYEVAVPENNPPGAYITTVVARDPDLGHNGKVTYRLLETQVMGAPISTYVSVDPATGAIYALRTFNYEILKQLDLRIQATDGGSPQLSSSTVVKVRMVDQNDNPPVIIHPVLTNGTVEIGVSSKTSRDSMVAQIKARDADDGANAELTFAFLEESQQDLFTINPSTGDIVLRGDLSEELGQLFKVILTVTDNGRPPLATTATVNFLVTATAPSSIQDIAKPSSWEGKTLQWDIPLIVIIVLAGSCTLLLVAIITIATTCNKRKKGSNIKNNTALKDQIDISHLEKGHQEEGSQRGNMFEVRTFPSKTSFTSPDPSPAAEEISTTESGSDNTCLYEGQKRLRGQSGEGFAATPSYNKEPAPPVAIWKGHSFNTISGREAEKFSGKDSGKGDSDFNDSDSDISGDALKKDLITHMQNGLWACTAECKILGHSDRCWSPSCGRANPHPSPHPSAPLSTFCKSTSLPRDPLRRDNFYQAQLPKTVGLQSVYEKVLHRDFDRTITLLSPPRPARLPDLQEIGVPLFPAPSTRYLGPQTETTEKA, via the exons ATGAGCCCCCTGCGGCTGCTAGCTGCCGCCTGCCTGCTGGCCCTGTCCCGCTGCAAGACGGTGAGGTATCGCACCGACGAGGAGGGCGCGCCGGGCACGGTGATCGGTACTCTCGCCGACGAGATGCCGGTGAAGGCGCCGGGGGAGATGAGCTTTCGCCTGATGCGGCAGTTCAGCAACAGTTCGCTGGTGCGGGTGCGGGAGGAGGACGGGCAGCTGAGCATCGGTGAAGCGGGGCTGGACCGGGAGCGGCTGTGCGGCCAAGCCCCTCAGTGTGTCCTGGCCTTCGACGTGGTGAGCTGCTGGCGGGAGCGCTACCGCCTGGTGCACGTGGAGCTGGAGGTGCGTGACATAAATGACAATGCACCGCGCTTCCCCCATGCCCAGATGGCGCTGGAGGTGTCGGAGAGTGCTGCACCCGGCACTCGCCTCCCGCTGGAGGTGGCTGTGGATGAGGACGTGGGCTCCAACTCCATCCAGAGCTTCCAGGTCTCCCTCAACAGCCACTTCGGTGTGGAGGCACAGACACGGGCAGATGGGGCACGCTGTGCCGACCTTGTCCTGCTCCAGGAACTGGACCGTGAGCGCCAGCCCTCCTACACCCTGGAGCTGGTGGCCAAGGATGGTGGCAGTCCTGCACGCTCAGGCACAGCGACTGTGCATGTCCGCGTCCTCGATGCCAATGACAACAGTCCAACCTTTGCCCAGAGCTCAGTCACGGTGGAGTTGCCCGAGGATGCACCGCCCGGCTCCCTGCTGCTCGATCTGGATGCTGCCGACCCCGATGAGGGCCCCAATGGTGAGGTGGTCTATGCCTTCAGCAGCCAGGTGCCCCCTGAGGCACGGCGGCTCTTCCGCCTCGATCCGCGCTCGGGCCACCTCACCCTGGAGGCTGCCGTGGACTACGAGCGCACCCGCACCTACGAGCTGGACGTGCGTGCCCAGGACCGCGGCGCCAGCCCCCGTGCTGCCACCTGCACCGTCGTCGTGCGCCTCACCGACGTCAACGACAACGCTCCGCGCATCAGCATCAGTGCCCTCCGTGGCGCCGCCAGTGCTGCCGGCGTGGCCTACGTCAGCGAGGCGGCAGCCAGTGAGAGCTTCGTGGCCCTCGTCAGCGCCACAGACCGCGACTCGGGCGCCAACGGGCAGGTGCGCTGCAGCCTCCGTGGCCATGACCACTTCGCCTTGCAGCGAGCCTACGAGGACAGCTACATGATCGTCACCACGGCGGCACTGGACCGCGAGCGCATCCCTGAGTACAACCTCACCGTGGTGGCTGAGGACCTGGGCTCGCCGCCCTTCAAGACTGTCCGCCAGTACACAGTGCGGGTGAGCGATGAGAATGACAACGCGCCGCTCTTCGCCAAGCCTCTCTACGAGGTGGCTGTGCCCGAGAACAACCCCCCGGGCGCCTATATCACCACGGTGGTGGCTCGTGACCCTGATCTTGGCCACAATGGTAAGGTCACCTACCGGCTCCTGGAGACACAGGTCATGGGGGCCCCCATCTCCACCTACGTCTCGGTGGACCCCGCCACCGGGGCCATCTACGCCCTCAGGACATTCAACTATGAGATCCTCAAGCAGTTGGACCTGAGGATTCAGGCCACTGATGGTGGCTCCccacagctctccagcagcacagttgTCAAAGTGAGAATGGTGGACCAGAACGACAACCCTCCCGTCATCATCCACCCAGTGCTCACCAACGGGACTGTGGAAATTGGTGTGTCCAGCAAGACCTCCCGTGACTCCATGGTGGCCCAAATAAAAGCTCGAGATGCAGATGATGGGGCCAATGCTGAGCTCACCTTTGCCTTCCTGGAAGAGTCCCAGCAGGACCTTTTCACCATCAACCCAAGTACTGGGGACATTGTGCTGAGGGGTGACCTCTCTGAAGAGCTGGGACAGCTATTCAAGGTCATCCTCACTGTGACAGACAATGGCAGACCTCCCCTGGCCACAACTGCCACAGTCAACTTCCTGGTGACTGCCACTGCTCCATCCAGTATCCAAGACATagccaagcccagctcctgggaaggaaAGACTTTGCAGTGGGACATCCCTCTGATCGTGATCATtgtcctggcaggcagctgcaCCCTCCTCCTGGTGGCTATCATCACCATCGCCACCACCTGCAACAAGCGCAAGAAGGGGAGCAACATCAAAAACAACACTGCCTTGAAGGACCAAATAGATATCTCCCACCTGGAGAAAGGCCATCAGGAGGAGGGCAGCCAGAGGGGGAACATGTTTGAGGTACGAACCTTTCCCAGCAAAACCTCTTTCACCAGCCCTGacccctctccagctgctgaagaGATCTCCACCACTGAGAGCGGCAGTGACAACACTTGCCTCTACGAGGGCCAGAAGAGGCTGAGGGGACAGAGTGGGGAG GGTTTTGCTGCCACTCCGAGCTACAACAAAGAGCCTGCTCCCCCCGTGGCCATTTGGAAGGGACACTCCTTCAACACTATCTCCGGCCGGGAGGCAGAGAAGTTCAGTGGCAAAGACAGCGGCAAAGGCGACAGTGATTTTAACGACAGCGACTCGGATATCAGTGGAGATGCCCTGAAGAAAGATCTTATCACACACATGCAGAATG GTCTGTGGGCATGCACTGCTGAATGCAAGATCCTGGGGCACTCCGACCGCTGCTGGAGCCCCTCTTGTGGCCGAGCCAACCCTCACCCCTCTCCACATCCTTCAGCACCCCTCTCCACCTTCTGCAAGAGCACGTCCTTGCCCAGGGATCCCCTTCGCAGGGACAACTTTTATCAAGCCCAACTGCCGAAAACAGTCGGGCTTCAGAGCGTCTATGAGAAGGTGCTGCACAGGGACTTTGACCGGACGATCACGCTCCTCTCCCCGCCTCGCCCTGCACGGCTCCCTGACCTTCAGGAGATCGGGGTGCCCCTTTTCCCGGCCCCCTCAACCAGATACCTGGGTCCCCAGACCGAGACGACTGAGAAGGCGTAG
- the PCDH8 gene encoding protocadherin-8 isoform X3, whose amino-acid sequence MSPLRLLAAACLLALSRCKTVRYRTDEEGAPGTVIGTLADEMPVKAPGEMSFRLMRQFSNSSLVRVREEDGQLSIGEAGLDRERLCGQAPQCVLAFDVVSCWRERYRLVHVELEVRDINDNAPRFPHAQMALEVSESAAPGTRLPLEVAVDEDVGSNSIQSFQVSLNSHFGVEAQTRADGARCADLVLLQELDRERQPSYTLELVAKDGGSPARSGTATVHVRVLDANDNSPTFAQSSVTVELPEDAPPGSLLLDLDAADPDEGPNGEVVYAFSSQVPPEARRLFRLDPRSGHLTLEAAVDYERTRTYELDVRAQDRGASPRAATCTVVVRLTDVNDNAPRISISALRGAASAAGVAYVSEAAASESFVALVSATDRDSGANGQVRCSLRGHDHFALQRAYEDSYMIVTTAALDRERIPEYNLTVVAEDLGSPPFKTVRQYTVRVSDENDNAPLFAKPLYEVAVPENNPPGAYITTVVARDPDLGHNGKVTYRLLETQVMGAPISTYVSVDPATGAIYALRTFNYEILKQLDLRIQATDGGSPQLSSSTVVKVRMVDQNDNPPVIIHPVLTNGTVEIGVSSKTSRDSMVAQIKARDADDGANAELTFAFLEESQQDLFTINPSTGDIVLRGDLSEELGQLFKVILTVTDNGRPPLATTATVNFLVTATAPSSIQDIAKPSSWEGKTLQWDIPLIVIIVLAGSCTLLLVAIITIATTCNKRKKGSNIKNNTALKDQIDISHLEKGHQEEGSQRGNMFEQGFAATPSYNKEPAPPVAIWKGHSFNTISGREAEKFSGKDSGKGDSDFNDSDSDISGDALKKDLITHMQNGLWACTAECKILGHSDRCWSPSCGRANPHPSPHPSAPLSTFCKSTSLPRDPLRRDNFYQAQLPKTVGLQSVYEKVLHRDFDRTITLLSPPRPARLPDLQEIGVPLFPAPSTRYLGPQTETTEKA is encoded by the exons ATGAGCCCCCTGCGGCTGCTAGCTGCCGCCTGCCTGCTGGCCCTGTCCCGCTGCAAGACGGTGAGGTATCGCACCGACGAGGAGGGCGCGCCGGGCACGGTGATCGGTACTCTCGCCGACGAGATGCCGGTGAAGGCGCCGGGGGAGATGAGCTTTCGCCTGATGCGGCAGTTCAGCAACAGTTCGCTGGTGCGGGTGCGGGAGGAGGACGGGCAGCTGAGCATCGGTGAAGCGGGGCTGGACCGGGAGCGGCTGTGCGGCCAAGCCCCTCAGTGTGTCCTGGCCTTCGACGTGGTGAGCTGCTGGCGGGAGCGCTACCGCCTGGTGCACGTGGAGCTGGAGGTGCGTGACATAAATGACAATGCACCGCGCTTCCCCCATGCCCAGATGGCGCTGGAGGTGTCGGAGAGTGCTGCACCCGGCACTCGCCTCCCGCTGGAGGTGGCTGTGGATGAGGACGTGGGCTCCAACTCCATCCAGAGCTTCCAGGTCTCCCTCAACAGCCACTTCGGTGTGGAGGCACAGACACGGGCAGATGGGGCACGCTGTGCCGACCTTGTCCTGCTCCAGGAACTGGACCGTGAGCGCCAGCCCTCCTACACCCTGGAGCTGGTGGCCAAGGATGGTGGCAGTCCTGCACGCTCAGGCACAGCGACTGTGCATGTCCGCGTCCTCGATGCCAATGACAACAGTCCAACCTTTGCCCAGAGCTCAGTCACGGTGGAGTTGCCCGAGGATGCACCGCCCGGCTCCCTGCTGCTCGATCTGGATGCTGCCGACCCCGATGAGGGCCCCAATGGTGAGGTGGTCTATGCCTTCAGCAGCCAGGTGCCCCCTGAGGCACGGCGGCTCTTCCGCCTCGATCCGCGCTCGGGCCACCTCACCCTGGAGGCTGCCGTGGACTACGAGCGCACCCGCACCTACGAGCTGGACGTGCGTGCCCAGGACCGCGGCGCCAGCCCCCGTGCTGCCACCTGCACCGTCGTCGTGCGCCTCACCGACGTCAACGACAACGCTCCGCGCATCAGCATCAGTGCCCTCCGTGGCGCCGCCAGTGCTGCCGGCGTGGCCTACGTCAGCGAGGCGGCAGCCAGTGAGAGCTTCGTGGCCCTCGTCAGCGCCACAGACCGCGACTCGGGCGCCAACGGGCAGGTGCGCTGCAGCCTCCGTGGCCATGACCACTTCGCCTTGCAGCGAGCCTACGAGGACAGCTACATGATCGTCACCACGGCGGCACTGGACCGCGAGCGCATCCCTGAGTACAACCTCACCGTGGTGGCTGAGGACCTGGGCTCGCCGCCCTTCAAGACTGTCCGCCAGTACACAGTGCGGGTGAGCGATGAGAATGACAACGCGCCGCTCTTCGCCAAGCCTCTCTACGAGGTGGCTGTGCCCGAGAACAACCCCCCGGGCGCCTATATCACCACGGTGGTGGCTCGTGACCCTGATCTTGGCCACAATGGTAAGGTCACCTACCGGCTCCTGGAGACACAGGTCATGGGGGCCCCCATCTCCACCTACGTCTCGGTGGACCCCGCCACCGGGGCCATCTACGCCCTCAGGACATTCAACTATGAGATCCTCAAGCAGTTGGACCTGAGGATTCAGGCCACTGATGGTGGCTCCccacagctctccagcagcacagttgTCAAAGTGAGAATGGTGGACCAGAACGACAACCCTCCCGTCATCATCCACCCAGTGCTCACCAACGGGACTGTGGAAATTGGTGTGTCCAGCAAGACCTCCCGTGACTCCATGGTGGCCCAAATAAAAGCTCGAGATGCAGATGATGGGGCCAATGCTGAGCTCACCTTTGCCTTCCTGGAAGAGTCCCAGCAGGACCTTTTCACCATCAACCCAAGTACTGGGGACATTGTGCTGAGGGGTGACCTCTCTGAAGAGCTGGGACAGCTATTCAAGGTCATCCTCACTGTGACAGACAATGGCAGACCTCCCCTGGCCACAACTGCCACAGTCAACTTCCTGGTGACTGCCACTGCTCCATCCAGTATCCAAGACATagccaagcccagctcctgggaaggaaAGACTTTGCAGTGGGACATCCCTCTGATCGTGATCATtgtcctggcaggcagctgcaCCCTCCTCCTGGTGGCTATCATCACCATCGCCACCACCTGCAACAAGCGCAAGAAGGGGAGCAACATCAAAAACAACACTGCCTTGAAGGACCAAATAGATATCTCCCACCTGGAGAAAGGCCATCAGGAGGAGGGCAGCCAGAGGGGGAACATGTTTGAG CAGGGTTTTGCTGCCACTCCGAGCTACAACAAAGAGCCTGCTCCCCCCGTGGCCATTTGGAAGGGACACTCCTTCAACACTATCTCCGGCCGGGAGGCAGAGAAGTTCAGTGGCAAAGACAGCGGCAAAGGCGACAGTGATTTTAACGACAGCGACTCGGATATCAGTGGAGATGCCCTGAAGAAAGATCTTATCACACACATGCAGAATG GTCTGTGGGCATGCACTGCTGAATGCAAGATCCTGGGGCACTCCGACCGCTGCTGGAGCCCCTCTTGTGGCCGAGCCAACCCTCACCCCTCTCCACATCCTTCAGCACCCCTCTCCACCTTCTGCAAGAGCACGTCCTTGCCCAGGGATCCCCTTCGCAGGGACAACTTTTATCAAGCCCAACTGCCGAAAACAGTCGGGCTTCAGAGCGTCTATGAGAAGGTGCTGCACAGGGACTTTGACCGGACGATCACGCTCCTCTCCCCGCCTCGCCCTGCACGGCTCCCTGACCTTCAGGAGATCGGGGTGCCCCTTTTCCCGGCCCCCTCAACCAGATACCTGGGTCCCCAGACCGAGACGACTGAGAAGGCGTAG